A single region of the Mycobacterium lentiflavum genome encodes:
- a CDS encoding SRPBCC family protein produces MQSYTVRFHVDAPPKKVWRVLHPPVPPNAPRPRVLTWPTGSMEILNEGNEAGEGLVRTCVFPVPRYLLSGGRARSWETVTEAELNKLSRYIAVGAPLWSRAEGYHQLEEQPDGTTVLTFHETYHAYNPVLRFFLERPVHARISRDNLDTYEHALGYAGKVRRLP; encoded by the coding sequence ATGCAGTCCTACACCGTGCGATTCCACGTCGACGCGCCGCCGAAAAAGGTGTGGCGAGTGCTGCATCCTCCGGTGCCACCGAACGCGCCGCGCCCGCGAGTGCTCACCTGGCCGACCGGCAGCATGGAAATCCTCAACGAGGGCAACGAAGCCGGTGAAGGCCTGGTCCGCACCTGCGTCTTTCCCGTCCCGAGGTACCTGTTGTCCGGCGGCAGGGCGCGGTCGTGGGAGACGGTGACCGAAGCCGAGCTGAACAAGCTGTCGCGCTACATCGCCGTCGGCGCGCCGCTGTGGTCGCGCGCCGAGGGATATCACCAGCTCGAGGAGCAGCCCGACGGCACCACCGTGCTGACGTTCCACGAGACATATCACGCCTACAACCCGGTGCTGCGCTTCTTTCTCGAGCGCCCGGTGCACGCCAGGATTTCGCGGGACAACCTCGACACCTACGAGCACGCCCTCGGCTACGCCGGCAAGGTCCGGCGGCTGCCCTAG